TCTTGAGCGGACTTGAACCGCTGACCTCACCCTTACCAAGGGTGTGCTCTACCAACTGAGCTACAAGAGCGAAACACTTTCTGCAAAATCCAGCAAACTTGGAGCGGGTAGCGGGAATCGAACCCGCATCATCAGCTTGGAAGGCTGAGGTTCTACCACTAAACTATACCCGCGGAGCTTGCGGCTCTCGCTAAAACTGGTGGAGGGAGAAGGATTCGAACCTTCGAAGCTCTCGCAACGGATTTACAGTCCGTCCCCTTTGGCCGCTCGGGAATCCCTCCAGATGTGGCCGGCATTCTATTTGCCTGCCGCCCTAGTGTCAAGCTTTTTTTCAAATTTTCTCAATCAAATCTGAAACTTAGCTACTTTGACACTGCCTCCAGATCTACCGCCTTAGCGGTGTTCCCTGTGAAGCGGGCGCCATTCTATCAAGCTATTCGCCAGTTGCAATACCCTGGCAGAAAATAATTTTATGTTTTAAGTCTTTGAAATCGTTGGAAAGTGTCGCTAGAACCGTTTGATCCAGCAAACGCTCGCTTTCCGGGGCAATCTTCACCCATAGCCCATCCGCCCCAGGCACCTGCCCCACGACCGGAGCTGCCGAAATATCCAGGCTCAATAGACGCTGGCGCAGCGCGTCAAGCTGCTCGCGCCCAGGCAATCCACCGACGATCAGACACTCATCTCGGCGGCGCGGCACGTTAGAGGCGCCCGTTTCACGCAACAACCGAATTTCTTGCTGATTTCCTTTGTATAAAGAAAGCGGGGCAACATCCTTGGCCTTGAGTGGAGCTTGCTGTTGGTGCCATACGTAATAGAAGGCGTTGAGTACCAACAGCAGTAGAAACAACCAGCGCATAAGCACCTCAGCCCAATGGGCAAGCCATTGCCAAGCCCACAAAAACCAAATCAGGCACGACACGCGCGTGTGGCGCCGCCCCACGCACCAACGGCGCATCGCCACCGGTTAAAAATACGGTAAAGTCAGCCCCCAAGAGCGCCTCTGCCTGCGCAAGCTGAGCATGGACAAAGCCTTGCAGCATGAGCACACAGCCACGCTCGACGGCCTCTACGGTCGACCGCCCCGGTGCCAAGCTGCTCAAAGCGCGCTCGGCAGATGCATCGTCGTATCGAATCCTTCTGGTATGGGTGCGCAACTGGCTGCGCATCAATGGCATACCAGGACAGATATAGCCACCCAGATGCTCGCCATTGGCCGCAACGAAATCTGCCTTGGCTGCAGTCCCGAGATCAATCACCAGACAAGCGCCCCTCGCCAGGTGAAACGCGCCAAGTGTCGCTAACCAGCGATCCATGCCCAGACGCTGGAAATCAGCATAGCCATTGCGCACGCCTGCCATTTGCTGAGCAGGGGCTGCCACTTTTGCGTCAATGGTAAAAGCCTGAGCAATCAACGCACAGAGTGCAGCCGTCTCCTCCTCACTGCGCACACTGACCATACGGCAGCCCGAAAGCCGCAGAGACACGAGAGCACTGACGTCTTCCAGCAGCGCTTTATCGGTGTCAACAATGCCACCACCCACGATGGTCGCGTCAGCAGCATGAATCACACGCCACTTGATGAAGCTATTTCCGCAATCGAGCTCAAGTATCATCACGCAACCTCAAACTGAGCTCACCACCACTGAAGCTCTTTTCCATACCATCAACCTGAAGGCGCAAACCGCCCTGCCCGTCCACCCCAAGTACCACACCATCAACTTGAGTAGTGCCAGCGATTAGCGATACGTTCCGCCCCTGCCAAGCATGCGCCAGTTCCCACTCTTCCTGGAATGCAGCAAAGCCGTAGCGGCGATGGCGCTCAAGTTCATGCTGAAGCTGGCTATTAAGCTTGGCCACCAAACGGTTGCGATCTATTAATGCCCCTAGCTCACGACACATCGAGGTCCATTGCTGATCGACCTGCGTATTCGACTGCATATTCACATTGATGCCAATGCCGAGCACGACGTGGCAGACATCTGCCGGATCTCCCACCAACTCAAGGAGAATGCCAGTGATCTTCTGACCTCCAACCAACACATCATTTGGCCACTTCAGCCCAACGTCCTTGATGCCAAAAGCCTGGAGGGTGCGCATCACGGCCAAACCCACTACCAGGCTCAAACCCTCTAGCTGACGCATTCCTCCGTCGACACGCAAAACCAAGCTGTAATACAGGTTTTCAGCGAAGGGACTGACCCATGCTCGGCCTCTGCGACCACGCCCGGCATTCTGACGCTCAGCCAGCACCAAAAATGGAGCCGCTTGACCTTCGCCGGCAAGCCTGAGGCCTTCGGCATTGGTCGAGCCAATGACTTCATGAATGAAAACTGGCCACTGCTCACCCTCCGCCAATTCGGCAATCATCTGGGCGTCCAGCAGGGTCAAAGGCGCGGCCAACTGATAGCCGCGTCCACGCACCTTATGAATAGTGAGGTTCAGTTCGCTTTCCAGGTGTTGCAGCTGCTTCCAAACAGCGCTGCGACTTACCCCGAGGGCTGCCCCCAAGGCTTCTCCGGAGTGGAACCGGCCATCCCTGAGGAGATTCAACAACTTCAGCATGCCAGTCTCGACTTGGAATTAGGCTGGCATGATAGCTATGGGTAGTGGGCTTGCATAGGAAAAGGGCGAGCACTGATCGCCGTTATCGAGGATCGCTTCAACCCGAAAAGACAAAACCCCTACCTGCTCGCGCAGATAGGGGTTTTGCGAAATGAATCTTGACGATGACCTACTCTCACATGGGGAAACCCCACACTACCATCGGCGATGCATCGTTTCACTACTGAGTTCGGGATGGGATCAGGTGGTTCCAATGCTCTATGGTCGTCAAGAAATTCTGTTGCCAGAATGTCCAGCTGGACAGCCTAGCGAATTCGGATATGCGATTTGTGATGTTGCGAACTTTCGGGTCTTTCGTCTTCACCACCACAATTTGGCGCTTCTTGTTCAGAGGCCTGCGCAAATTGCTTGGGTGTTATATGGTCAAGCCTCACGGGCAATTAGTATTGGTTAGCTCAACGCCTCACAGCGCTTACACACCCAACCTATCAACGTCGTAGTCTTCGACGGCCCTTTAGGGGATTCAAGATCCCAGTGAGATCTCATCTTGAGGCAAGTTTCCCGCTTAGATGCTTTCAGCGGTTATCTCTTCCGAACATAGCTACCCGGCAATGCCACTGGCGTGACAACCGGAACACCAGAGGTTCGTCCACTCCGGTCCTCTCGTACTAGGAGCAGCCCCTCTCAAATCTCAAACGTCCACGGCAGATAGGGACCGAACTGTCTCACGACGTTCTAAACCCAGCTCGCGTACCACTTTAAATGGCGAACAGCCATACCCTTGGGACCGGCTTCAGCCCCAGGATGTGATGAGCCGACATCGAGGTGCCAAACACCGCCGTCGATATGAACTCTTGGGCGGTATCAGCCTGTTATCCCCGGAGTACCTTTTATCCGTTGAGCGATGGCCCTTCCATACAGAACCACCGGATCACTAAGACCTACTTTCGTACCTGCTCGACGTGTTTGTCTCGCAGTCAAGCGCGCTTTTGCCTTTATACTCTACGACCGATTTCCGACCGGTCTGAGCGCACCTTCGTACTCCTCCGTTACTCTTTGGGAGGAGACCGCCCCAGTCAAACTACCCACCATACACTGTCCTCGATCCGGATAACGGACCTGAGTTAGAACCTCAAAGTTGCCAGGGTGGTATTTCAAGGATGGCTCCATGAGAACTGGCGTCCCCACTTCAAAGCCTCCCACCTATCCTACACAAGCAAATTCAAAGTCCAGTGCAAAGCTATAGTAAAGGTTCACGGGGTCTTTCCGTCTAGCCGCGGATACACTGCATCTTCACAGCGATTTCAATTTCACTGAGTCTCGGGTGGAGACAGCGCCGCCATCGTTACGCCATTCGTGCAGGTCGGAACTTACCCGACAAGGAATTTCGCTACCTTAGGACCGTTATAGTTACGGCCGCCGTTTACCGGGGCTTCGATCAAGAGCTTCGCTTGCGCTAACCCCATCAATTAACCTTCCGGCACCGGGCAGGCGTCACACCCTATACGTCCACTTTCGTGTTTGCAGAGTGCTGTGTTTTTAATAAACAGTCGCAGCGGCCTGGTATCTTCGACCGGCGTGGGCTTACGCAGCAAGTGCTTCACCCTCACCGGCGCACCTTCTCCCGAAGTTACGGTGCCATTTTGCCTAGTTCCTTCACCCGAGTTCTCTCAAGCGCCTTGGTATTCTCTACCTAACCACCTGTGTCGGTTTGGGGTACGGTTCCCAGTTATCTGAAGCTTAGGAGCTTTTCTTGGAAGCATGGCATCAACCACTTCGTCGCCTAAAGGCAACTCGTCATCAGCTCTCGGCCTTGAGATCCCGGATTTGCCTAAGATCTCAGCCTACCACCTTAAACTTGGACAACCAACGCCAAGCTGGCCTAGCCTTCTCCGTCCCTCCATCGCAATAACTGGAAGTACAGGAATATTAACCTGTTTTCCATCGACTACGCTTTTCAGCCTCGCCTTAGGGACCGACTAACCCTGCGTCGATTAACGTTGCGCAGGAAACCTTGGTCTTTCGGCGTGCGAGTTTTTCACTCGCATTGTCGTTACTCATGTCAGCATTCGCACTTCTGATACCTCCAGCAAGCTTCTCAACTCACCTTCACAGGCTTACAGAACGCTCCTCTACCGCATCACCAGAGGTGATACCCGTAGCTTCGGTGCATGGTTTGAGCCCCGTTACATCTTCCGCGCAGGCCGACTCGACTAGTGAGCTATTACGCTTTCTTTAAAGGGTGGCTGCTTCTAAGCCAACCTCCTAGCTGTCTAAGCCTTCCCACATCGTTTCCCACTTAACCATGACTTTGGGACCTTAGCTGACGGTCTGGGTTGTTTCCCTTTTCACGACGGACGTTAGCACCCGCCGTGTGTCTCCCATGCTCGGCACTTGTAGGTATTCGGAGTTTGCATCGGTTTGGTAAGTCGGGATGACCCCCTAGCCGAAACAGTGCTCTACCCCCTACAGTGATACATGAGGCGCTACCTAAATAGCTTTCGAGGAGAACCAGCTATCTCCGAGCTTGATTAGCCTTTCACTCCGATCCACAGGTCATCCGCTAACTTTTCAACGGTAGTCGGTTCGGTCCTCCAGTCAGTGTTACCTAACCTTCAACCTGCCCATGGATAGATCGCCCGGTTTCGGGTCTATACCCAGCGACTAAACGCCCTATTAAGACTCGCTTTCGCTACGCCTCCCCTATTCGGTTAAGCTCGCCACTGAATATAAGTCGCTGACCCATTATACAAAAGGTACGCAGTCACCTAACAAAGTAGGCTCCCACTGCTTGTACGCATACGGTTTCAGGTTCTATTTCACTCCCCTCTCCGGGGTTCTTTTCGCCTTTCCCTCACGGTACTGGTTCACTATCGGTCAGTCAGTAGTATTTAGCCTTGGAGGATGGTCCCCCCATGTTCAGACAAAGTTTCTCGTGCTCCGTCCTACTCGATTTCACTGGCAAGAGATTTTCGTGTACGGGGCTATCACCCACTATGGCCGCACTTTCCAGAGCGTTCCACTAATCTCAAACCAGCTTAAGGGCTGGTCCCCGTTCGCTCGCCACTACTAAGGGAATCTCGGTTGATTTCTTTTCCTCAGGGTACTTAGATGTTTCAGTTCCCCTGGTTCGCCTCTTGCACCTATGTATTCAGTACAAGATAACCAGCTTATGCTGGCTGGGTTCCCCCATTCAGAGATCTCTGGATCACAGTCTGTTTGCCGACTCCCCAAAGCTTTTCGCAGGCTACCACGTCTTTCATCGCCTCTGACTGCCAAGGCATCCACCGTATGCGCTTCTTCACTTGACCATATAACCCCAAGCAATCTGGTTATACTGTGAAGACGACATTCGCCGAAAATTCGCATTTCGCTCATTACTGAGCAGAACTCACAAATTTTACCTTAGCCTGATCCACCAGCAGTGAAACTGGTGTTCAGTCTATATCTATCACATATCCGAATTTTTAAAGAACGATCTGACAAAAGTCAGAAATCAACATTCAAACTGAATGTTCATTTCTGAGTTCTGACCAGGAACATCATTAGACCCACGCAGGGCCTAAGTCGCCTTTACATCTGAATCAAGCAATTCGTGTGGGAGCTCATCAGCAGGCTGATGTCGTCGATTAAGGAGGTGATCCAGCCGCAGGTTCCCCTACGGCTACCTTGTTACGACTTCACCCCAGTCATGAATCACACCGTGGTAACCGTCCTCCCGAAGGTTAGACTAGCTACTTCTGGTGCAACCCACTCCCATGGTGTGACGGGCGGTGTGTACAAGGCCCGGGAACGTATTCACCGCGACATTCTGATTCGCGATTACTAGCGATTCCGACTTCACGCAGTCGAGTTGCAGACTGCGATCCGGACTACGATCGGTTTTGTGAGATTAGCTCCACCTCGCGGCTTGGCAACCCTCTGTACCGACCATTGTAGCACGTGTGTAGCCCAGGCCGTAAGGGCCATGATGACTTGACGTCATCCCCACCTTCCTCCGGTTTGTCACCGGCAGTCTCCTTAGAGTGCCCACCATTACGTGCTGGTAACTAAGGACAAGGGTTGCGCTCGTTACGGGACTTAACCCAACATCTCACGACACGAGCTGACGACAGCCATGCAGCACCTGTGTCAGAGTTCCCGAAGGCACCAATCCATCTCTGGAAAGTTCTCTGCATGTCAAGGCCTGGTAAGGTTCTTCGCGTTGCTTCGAATTAAACCACATGCTCCACCGCTTGTGCGGGCCCCCGTCAATTCATTTGAGTTTTAACCTTGCGGCCGTACTCCCCAGGCGGTCAACTTAATGCGTTAGCTGCGCCACTAAAATCTCAAGGATTCCAACGGCTAGTTGACATCGTTTACGGCGTGGACTACCAGGGTATCTAATCCTGTTTGCTCCCCACGCTTTCGCACCTCAGTGTCAGTATCAGTCCAGGTGGTCGCCTTCGCCACTGGTGTTCCTTCCTATATCTACGCATTTCACCGCTACACAGGAAATTCCACCACCCTCTACCGTACTCTAGCTTGCCAGTTTTGGATGCAGTTCCCAGGTTGAGCCCGGGGCTTTCACATCCAACTTAACAAACCACCTACGCGCGCTTTACGCCCAGTAATTCCGATTAACGCTTGCACCCTCTGTATTACCGCGGCTGCTGGCACAGAGTTAGCCGGTGCTTATTCTGTCGGTAACGTCAAAACAGCAAGGTATTAACTTACTGCCCTTCCTCCCAACTTAAAGTGCTTTACAATCCGAAGACCTTCTTCACACACGCGGCATGGCTGGATCAGGCTTTCGCCCATTGTCCAATATTCCCCACTGCTGCCTCCCGTAGGAGTCTGGACCGTGTCTCAGTTCCAGTGTGACTGATCATCCTCTCAGACCAGTTACGGATCGTCGCCTTGGTGAGCCATTACCCCACCAACTAGCTAATCCGACCTAGGCTCATCTGATAGCGCAAGGCCCGAAGGTCCCCTGCTTTCTCCCGTAGGACGTATGCGGTATTAGCGTTCCTTTCGAAACGTTGTCCCCCACTACCAGGCAGATTCCTAGGCATTACTCACCCGTCCGCCGCTGAATCAAGGAGCAAGCTCCCGTCATCCGCTCGACTTG
The genomic region above belongs to Pseudomonas sp. PSKL.D1 and contains:
- a CDS encoding pantothenate kinase, which produces MILELDCGNSFIKWRVIHAADATIVGGGIVDTDKALLEDVSALVSLRLSGCRMVSVRSEEETAALCALIAQAFTIDAKVAAPAQQMAGVRNGYADFQRLGMDRWLATLGAFHLARGACLVIDLGTAAKADFVAANGEHLGGYICPGMPLMRSQLRTHTRRIRYDDASAERALSSLAPGRSTVEAVERGCVLMLQGFVHAQLAQAEALLGADFTVFLTGGDAPLVRGAAPHARVVPDLVFVGLAMACPLG
- the birA gene encoding bifunctional biotin--[acetyl-CoA-carboxylase] ligase/biotin operon repressor BirA; translated protein: MLKLLNLLRDGRFHSGEALGAALGVSRSAVWKQLQHLESELNLTIHKVRGRGYQLAAPLTLLDAQMIAELAEGEQWPVFIHEVIGSTNAEGLRLAGEGQAAPFLVLAERQNAGRGRRGRAWVSPFAENLYYSLVLRVDGGMRQLEGLSLVVGLAVMRTLQAFGIKDVGLKWPNDVLVGGQKITGILLELVGDPADVCHVVLGIGINVNMQSNTQVDQQWTSMCRELGALIDRNRLVAKLNSQLQHELERHRRYGFAAFQEEWELAHAWQGRNVSLIAGTTQVDGVVLGVDGQGGLRLQVDGMEKSFSGGELSLRLRDDT